In Planctomycetaceae bacterium, a single window of DNA contains:
- a CDS encoding coproporphyrinogen-III oxidase family protein gives MSTAETPQTTEVGSYFISNYPPFSLWTNERVPEVMSVFDKSVEDTRQTPLGLYIHIPFCRKRCRFCYFRVYTNQNAKAIEDYVQSLIREIELVSQKSAVAGRELLFVYFGGGTPSYLSSKQLRSLRERMSEFITWENAEEVTFECEPGTLSLEKLQTLRDIGVTRISLGVENFDDRILEENGRAHLSPEVFRAYDWIQQVGFSQVNIDLIAGMIGENDENWQKCIDKALEMKPDNITIYQMELPFNTVISREMKEQGLASPIADWPTKRRWVNQAMDQLTEAGFHISSGNELVRNTDTDRFVYRDNVWRGCDLIATGVSSFGHFQGVHYQNLDKIEDYMETVNTGVLPINRAMSPTSHQLLIREFVLLMKEGFVDTDRISKKYGVDVLSEFAVALQNQQTAGYLTVDGSTVRLTRKGLLQVDSLLPEYFEPQHRAVRYT, from the coding sequence GACACACGGCAGACACCGCTGGGCCTGTACATTCATATTCCGTTTTGTCGCAAACGATGTCGATTTTGCTACTTCCGCGTCTATACCAATCAAAACGCGAAAGCGATCGAAGACTACGTCCAGTCGCTGATTCGCGAAATTGAACTGGTCAGTCAGAAGAGCGCCGTCGCCGGTAGGGAACTTTTGTTTGTTTACTTCGGCGGTGGCACACCTTCCTACCTGAGTTCCAAACAACTGCGTTCGCTGCGTGAGCGCATGAGCGAATTCATCACATGGGAGAATGCAGAAGAAGTGACGTTCGAGTGCGAACCTGGCACGCTGAGTCTCGAGAAACTCCAGACGCTTCGAGACATCGGCGTTACCAGAATCTCCCTGGGCGTCGAAAACTTCGATGACCGGATTCTGGAGGAAAACGGTCGAGCGCATCTGTCGCCGGAAGTATTCCGGGCGTATGACTGGATCCAGCAGGTTGGTTTCTCTCAGGTGAACATCGACCTGATTGCGGGGATGATCGGAGAGAACGACGAAAACTGGCAGAAGTGCATCGACAAAGCTCTGGAAATGAAACCAGATAACATCACCATCTACCAGATGGAACTGCCGTTCAACACCGTCATCTCCAGGGAGATGAAAGAGCAGGGACTGGCCTCTCCGATTGCTGACTGGCCAACGAAACGACGGTGGGTGAATCAGGCCATGGATCAGCTGACTGAGGCCGGATTTCATATCAGCAGCGGTAACGAACTCGTCCGTAACACCGATACAGATCGGTTTGTCTACCGGGATAACGTTTGGCGGGGTTGTGATCTGATCGCAACCGGAGTTTCGTCGTTTGGCCACTTTCAGGGAGTTCACTATCAGAATCTCGACAAGATCGAAGATTACATGGAAACAGTGAACACAGGCGTCTTGCCTATCAATCGTGCCATGTCCCCAACGTCCCATCAGCTCCTGATTCGCGAATTTGTACTCCTGATGAAAGAAGGCTTTGTCGATACAGACCGCATTTCCAAAAAGTACGGAGTAGACGTCCTGAGCGAATTTGCCGTCGCCCTCCAGAACCAGCAAACAGCCGGTTACCTGACGGTGGACGGATCAACCGTTCGGCTCACACGAAAAGGCCTCCTTCAGGTGGACAGCCTGTTGCCCGAGTACTTTGAACCTCAACACCGAGCGGTTCGATACACCTGA